A region from the Gossypium hirsutum isolate 1008001.06 chromosome A08, Gossypium_hirsutum_v2.1, whole genome shotgun sequence genome encodes:
- the LOC107952708 gene encoding transcription factor LAF1 produces the protein MGCKPSDKPKAKHRKGLWSPEEDLKLKNYVLKHGHLCWSSVPINAGLQRNGKSCRLRWINYLRPGLKRGMFTPQEDDVILSLHHLLGNKWSQIAQSLPGRTDNEIKNYWHSYLKKRIVKVENLEAQHTSSTSESSVLPQNLTDQSASFVTDQTVPMHFDLPQRSPLPKLLFAEWLSLDKEGGSKPAAYSDGYNQASASSFEDPFMNGFVFNEGGFGTGLQDLLNDASVNQLFKFEFQISGNDFIGSGWE, from the exons ATGGGTTGCAAGCCATCTGATAAGCCAAAAGCTAAGCATAGGAAGGGGTTATGGTCACCTGAAGAAGACCTAAAGCTCAAAAACTATGTCCTCAAACATGGCCATCTTTGCTGGAGCTCTGTTCCCATCAATGCAG GATTGCAGAGGAATGGGAAGAGCTGCAGACTAAGGTGGATTAATTACTTGAGGCCTGGATTAAAACGAGGGATGTTTACTCCCCAAGAGGACGACGTTATCCTCTCCCTTCATCATTTGTTAGGCAACAA ATGGTCCCAAATTGCACAAAGTTTGCCTGGAAGAACAGATAATGAGATTAAGAACTACTGGCATTCTTATCTGAAGAAAAGGatcgtaaaagttgaaaatttggaaGCTCAACACACATCTTCAACCTCAGAATCTAGTGTGCTGCCTCAAAACCTTACGGACCAATCGGCAAGCTTTGTTACTGATCAAACTGTTCCAATGCATTTTGACTTGCCCCAACGAAGCCCACTGCCGAAGCTTTTATTCGCAGAGTGGCTATCGCTTGATAAAGAAGGTGGAAGTAAGCCAGCAGCTTACTCTGATGGATATAATCAAGCTTCAGCTTCCAGCTTCGAGGATCCTTTCATGAATGGTTTTGTATTCAATGAGGGAGGATTTGGCACTGGTCTTCAGGATCTGCTAAACGATGCATCAGTAAACCAATTGTTCAAGTTTGAATTCCAGATTTCAGGGAACGACTTTATTGGTTCTGGGTGGGAATAA